Part of the Bos taurus isolate L1 Dominette 01449 registration number 42190680 breed Hereford chromosome 1, ARS-UCD2.0, whole genome shotgun sequence genome is shown below.
gattatcacttgagctacctgggaagccattagTGGTGAGAAAACAGCTTAAATTATTGTTTAACTAATTTAAGCAAAGTCAGTAATTTGCCTCAAGTTGCACGGCTACTGAGTGACAGTAATTTCTTTTTCCCTAGTAAGTTAACTCCAGAACCTCCAGTACTTTCTGCTGTTGGGTTCCACTTCCTCCATACTGAGATTAGCAAAAGATGTAAAATCACCCAATGTGCTCTAAAGCCTTGCTGCTCAGAATAGCTCTTAGACTGGCAGTATCAGCATCACTTGGGAGGATTTTTTAACAAATGGGGCTTTCAGGCTCCACCCAGGTAATCTGTATACatcttaaagtttgagaagcatttCTTAAAGAATACCAGGAAATGGCAGATCTCATTGCATTAGCTTTCTATAACTGCTATTTAAAATTACAACAGATTTAGCGGCTTAAAGCAACAAAAACTTATACTATTTTACAGTTTTTCAAGTTAGAAGTCCTAAATCAGTTTCAGTGGGTCAAAATCCAGGGGTTGATGGAGTCACACTTCCTTGATGTGGTCTGTTTGGAAATCATGCCAATAAGCTCTTTAAGACTGGCTGACCAGTTTCTGACATTAAATATTATGAATAAATCCATCCAAAGACTGGCTTGATTGGATTATTTGCAATCATTAGATATTTACTGAGTAGCTATTTGCAGCCTCATCTTTGGAccttagtttccttttctgaataAAGAGATGAGACTAGATACTAACTTCAAAAGCAAACCTGTGGTTTCATTAGCTTTACAGTTTATCAAATTGGCACTGGCCTTTTAACTCTCAATCACACATGCCGTTTCTGGACACACCTCCAAATACTGTCTCAGAGCCTCTGTCCACACTCAGTCACCAAACGACATCACTGTACAGTTTCTTTGAGTTCCTGTCCCCTTACTGCTACTCTCTGGGTGTAGCAGTTCCAACAGGCCTCCTGGTCCCCAGCCCAGGCCTATGTAGAACAGAGGTTGTGGGCTATTAAGCGCCCTGTGAGGACATAGAATAGAGCAGAAGTGGAAACGTGACTGATCTAACAAGTGTTGCAAAAATAACAAGATAAATTGGGACCTGTAGCTTCTATTAGGGAGAGGGCTGTGGTGGTAGAACAGACACTCAAGGATAGACTGACCTCTAGATGGAAAGAAGGCAGGACCAGGCAGCCTATGGAAGGCCCTGGGAGAAAAGCACGCAGGTCAGCCTGCAAGCTCTGATAAGTATCTGCCATATACACAGTGTCTTATAGGTTTCTGTGGAGAATGTCAATAAATGCAAAAATGGTCCTGTTTTTAAGGAGTCAATAAACTCACCCATGAAGTACTCAGGTAACTGCATGATAGTAAGGAATCATGTGCCAGAATGTATACTAGGAGGGAGTCCAAAGAAggagaaaattaataaaaggtAGATCAGGTGGAGGAGGCTCCTGGCAAAAGGTAGGGAATTTCATCagtatctcaaaaaaaaaaaaaaaaaaatcatttaacataAAGGAGGAGTTAGAATATTGTAGACATGAGAATGGAAGCAGGGTTAAATGCAAAATCAGGAAGGTAAACAACGTATTGGTGAGGAGACAGGTCCAGCTGATCTTGGTTCAGGTTGAGACGGGAATAAGGGGAGGTGGCAATGCGATGAGGAAATGAGTGACAGGGCAAGTTCAGATTGTGGAAAGCCTCAATTGCCAAAAAGTATTGATTTCTATTatctccagctttttttttttttttttttttttgaggaagtgGAAAAATAAGCTGGTATTTCAAGAGCAATTTAGAGATGTCCCAGGATGAATTAAGGATGGGAGAGACTGGAGGCAAGAAGACCATTTAGAAAGCTACCGTGGTGGTCCAGGCATGAGAGAACAGTAGACACAGTAGAACAGACAGGCAGATTCAAGGAAGGAacaagactcagtgactaaaatacaataaagaagaaataaccaGAGAATAGTCTGCGGTTCAAGATGTCTGAATAACCAGAGTCAAAGAATTTTAGACCTTGCAAGGGCTCCAGCTGGATCACTTTATGAGAAAATGGGTGGTTGTTTAAGTGTCAGAACTCGTTCTCCACAGAGCCAGCAGTGGGATGATCAGGCCAGTGTTACAAGATTTACCAAGCAGTACATGCCTAAGTGTTAATTACATATAAATCATTTTCAGTCCcaatcactggaccgccagggaattccccagaatGACTCTTTCTAATGTTGAAAAAATGTGATCAGAATGTGTTATATGACAACCTGATCAGAATGTGTTGTCATATAACTGCCACAGGACTAAATGAAAAATAGACATGTAACTACATGAATCATTCCTGTGTGAAGTCAGATTCTTTCTGATTTCTGCTGTGAATAGAAACTTCATTAGCAATTTCTTAAGGTTTTAAGTGCTCCCTTTGACATGAACCATAACGACTTATCCCTTCTCTGACTGCTTTTTGCCTTTACTGGTCACCTTGATATTTGTCTCTGAGTGTACCATTCCCTTTATTAAGAGTGTACCTCCTTCTTGGTAGGGGACTTACACTTCATTTGCTCTTAGCCTAAATTAGTGTTGTGTTTTGTAACTCTGCTAGTCCACTTATGGTTAGCCAATTGctgaagaaattaatgaaatttttAGGATTAAAGAAcctgaaaatttaaataatattgaaaaatacaCTCCCCTGAGAGACTGCAGAGACTAATGGAATAAGAACTGATTTAAGCATCAGGAATATGCTTCTTCAATAGCCTCAGGGAGGCCAAAGATAATTCCATTTGTCTCTTCAGTCATCATCTGAAGCCCACAGGTCTTGGTAAGTTCAAATGCAACTTTAATTatcattgattttcttttagACATGGGTAAACTcagggtctggagaaggcaatggcactccttcagtactcttggctggaaaatcccatggatggaggagcctggtaggctgcaatccatggagtcgctgagagtcagacacaactgagcgacttcactttcacttttcacttccatgcactggagaaggaaatggcaacccactccagtgttcttgcctagagaaccccagggacggggagcctggtgggctgccgtctgtggggtcgcacagagtcggacacgactgaagcaacttagcagcagcagcagcagcagcagcaaactcaggGTCAACTAGGAGGGCTGCTGTTaagaaagaatatacaaaatatttggagaagggaatggcaatccactccagtattcttgcctggagaatcccatggacagaggagccctggcaggctataatccctaggatcacagagtctgacatggctgagCATCTAGCACTTCAAACTTCAACTGGATGCAATTTGAAGTATAGTCAGAAAAGAGTGGGAAGTGGACACAAAGTTGTAGAATAGTTTGAGTGGTTATGCACTTCTGGAAGTTACTGCCAGACACAGGAGGAGGTCAACAGAGAAGTCCACTGGGAAAAGATACCAGGAGTAGAGCAAGCCACCTCTCCTTCTCCCAGAACTCCTCACTCCTATGCTTGTGAACTTTTTTAGATTAATTATGGACCTAGAggttaaaaatgtattataaaataatgggttggccaaaaagttcgtttgggtttttccttacaaactttttggccaacccaatacatcaaGACATCACCAAGTCAGCTTACTTGAGAAGCATGGTGGGAGATTctctaaatattagaaaaatgttaCATTAAGAAATAGTTTTACATTACTCTCATTACAAATACAGGTGATGATTTCACTGAAGCTTAGTGTTTTGATGAAGCATATTAccaattaggttttttttttttccgtttttactttgaaataattgAACCATTCGCCACTTGATACTATCTGACACAACTGCATACTAGATGATTAGAACCAGGAAAATTGCATACcatcaattaatttttaaagatttcaaagTTGGTTACAGCATTTTAGATCCCTGCTGAATATTGAAGAGGACGTTTCCCTGGAAGCAGCCTAGTCACAAAGGTGAAGGTGAGGAGCAGAGAGGTCAGGTATCTCGATTTGAGCAATGTTTCTCAATCCTGGTGAACATTCCAGTCACGTTCACTATGGGCAAAATTCAACCACTGGCTGGGGCTATTGCAAATCAATAAGACTACAAGTAAGACTCAGGCATCAGTATGTTTCCTCTGGGTAATTCTCTAGGGGTTCAGTGTTAGGACTCAGTTTTTTCCACTGCTAAGGGTCTagattcaatcactggtcagggaactaagatccccacacaCTGCTGTGATGTGgcccaaaaatgaataaaagcgCTTCTTAAGATCCTTAAGTGCAGCCAGAGTTCAGAAATACTGGTTTAAGGTTGATTTAATGTTTTTTCTAAAATGAGGATTTTGAATATGTTTTGCTTTTGCGATGTCACTGACAAATATTTCAATGTATTCAAACTCTCTTTGCTCTATTTACAGAAGTTTCAATTCGCTTTCTATAATTAATCCAAGTAGGCCTTAAAACTGAGCTGTATAATAGGCGATGGGGCGTCTCATCTCCAGACCATGTCTCCTAGAGTCAGGTGTGGGATAAAAAATGGAGTAAACCCGGACATAGTCCTTTTCCTCCAGCTCTAGCTTCTAGTAGTTTGGATTAGTAtcactgtttttatttcaaaCTTCAGGAAATTTGGAGAACTACGAAtataatctatctatctatatatagatagatagatatctgtgatgttagaatatatatatatctcctttacggagaaggcaatggcaccccactccagtactcttgcctggaaaatcccatggatggaggagcctggaaggctgcagtccatgaggtcgctgagggtcggacacgactgagcgacttcactttcacttttcactttcatgaattgagaaggaaatggcaacccactccagtgttcttgcctggagaatcccagggacgggggagcctggtgggctgccgtctatggggtcacaaagagtcggacacgactgaagcaacttagcaatagcaatagcagtATCTCCTTAAGGAGATCGATTTCTCCCATATTACTAATTGCAATAACCACGCAGGAATACAGACTCCCTTCTGGGCATAATCAAATTACCTCTGTAAGGGTTCGCCCTATAACTATTTTTGGAAACTAGGGATTTTCCAGATTAGCGAAAGCTGTGGCGCTGTCACTGGCTCAGGCCTGTGTTTCATAATCTAAGCCGCTAAAGCAGCCGCCCTCACAGTCAATACGAAGCCTTCGCCCTACTTCGATACCTCTGGGAATCAAGGGCTCATCGGGgagcttttttttctcccttggaACCGAAGTAGTTCACATTCTTGTTTACTAAAAATACCGTAAAGCAACCGTCTCCAGATTCCTCGCGGGTCACTTTAAATTACAAGTTCGTCCGTACACGACACTGGAGAAACCACTTACACCCACCAATGCGGGCGAAGGTCGATCCGACGCCTCCCTTTGTACTCGCTGAACCTGCGCCACCCAAATGCGGAAAgttaggagaggaagagagacggGAGCACACAGACGCACGTTCTAGAGAAATTACCAAAGCTGTGCAGGAGTTACAGTAAATTTGCGGATTCGAAGTTGGACATAAGGTATCTCGTAAAGCCCCCTTATTACtcttttgattaaaaatattacGTACGAGGCGAGGCGGTTTGAGGTTGTGTTAGTAAGTAGACCACGTCCCCAGCCACTCTAGGGAACCAACGGGGAGGTCACCCAGGTCACCGACGGTCCCACCCAGAGGACTCCGCTAACCGGCCCGCGCGGGCGTAGGCTCCGCGGGCGGAGACAACGCCTGAAGGGACTAGTTGGCACGCCGGCCGGGCGTGGTGACGTCAGGGCGGAAGCGCACGCTGCGTGAAGCGGCCAGAACCCGGCGGTCACGGGAATATCCGTCGCGCCGAGAACGCTGGTTAGTCTCACTCCGGGTTCCGGCTGCGTTGGGCGTGCGTGCAGCTCGCTGAGACTATGGCGTCCGGGCCTCACCCGACCGCGACCGCTGCCACCGCCGTCTCATCTGCTGCCCCTAGCGCGGGCGGCTCAAGCTCCGGCACGACGACCACGACGACGACCACGACGGGAGGGATCCTGATCGGCGACCGTCTCTACTCGGAAGTTTCGCTCACCATCGATCACTCGCTGATTCCGGAGGAGCGGCTCTCGCCCACCCCTTCCATGCAGGACGGGCTCGACCTGCCCAGCGAGACGGACTTGCGCATCCTGGGCTGCGAGCTCATCCAGGCCGCCGGCATTCTCCTCCGGCTTCCGCAGGTCAGTGCTCCGGCCCCGGGCCGAGAGGCgcgcctcccctccccaccttccccttcGCTGCCTCCCAGTACTACCAGGGCCCGGCCGCGTGGGAGGTCACCCCCTGGGCCTCTCCAGCCGCGGGTCGCAGCCAGAGCGCGGGAGGGCGCGTGCGATGGGAGGATGGCCCAGGAGCTGTTcgcggtggggagggggaggggagtgagCGGAGGCACAAAATGGCGGCGGCGCCTGGTGCGGGCCCGCCTGACCCCTGCGCTTCCGTTCTCTTCTCTTGTCTGCAGGTGGCGATGGCAACGGGTCAGGTGTTGTTTCATCGTTTTTTCTACTCCAAGTCTTTCGTCAAACACAGTTTCGAGGTAAGCAGGGCGGGGGCGGGTGACGGGGGATTTCTCCATCCGGAAATGGGAAGGAAGGAGTGGGTAGTGTCAGCGGCCAGCTTTGCAGAAAGGGAGTGGTTGTAGGCTTTTGTACCTAGCTGTCACCCATAGGGGAGTAGGGACTTTTGGAGAGGGTTTGAGAACCAGAAGATGGAGCCTGAGCCCAGGTGCCTTATTAtcaagaatttgcattttcaaTCAAATGGAGAGTTCCTGTGAGATTGAGATTGGCTCCGGTTTTAAAATTAAGGggaataaggacttccctggtggctcagacggtaaagcctaCAATGTGGTAGGCCCGGGTtacatccctgggtcgggaagatcctttggagaaggaaatggcaacctccactccgtactcttgcctggaagatcccatggagagaggagcctggtaggctacagtccatggggtcgcaaagagtcaaacacgactgagcagctaaagtTTGTTCCAggcaataaataaaaagaaacgtCACACTAGCATAAATCTATGTCCTAGAAGTGTCAACTGCAATTTCATTTCACCAAATGTCCCAGTTTTTTTCATTAGAATAAGTTCTATAGACTTTGAGAGGGGCACTTCTTTCTAACTTTACACCTGCAGTGCCATAATCTAACAGTTTTTtattggctctttttttttttccagattgttGCCATGGCATGTATTAATCTTGCATCAAAAATCGAAGAAGCACCTAGAAGAATAAGAGATGTGATTAATGTATTTCACCACCTCCGCCAGTTAAGAGGAAAAAGGTAAGATTGGCATTATTGAATGCAGCATCTCTTGCTACTACTGAACTGTGCACCAATCATATCAAAACATTCTTTCCTCTCAAAACCGATGTAAGGGAAAACTGACTTTAATTTAGGTGTTAAAATTCACATAGGAACACACTGATACTTCATAATTTGAAAAACCACAGTTAACCAGTTATCTGAAGTTTGTAGAGGCAGTTGCGTTTATGGACAATCTTAACAGTGCTGTGAAGCCAGTCCTGTGGTTTTAAGATTAAACAAGAAAGGGAATATGTTTGTCTCAAGTGTGAGTGTGTTCTGTAAGTTAtttttcccctcccttctctgtAAGACTGAAGGCTGGAAGTTTAAACACTGCAGTTGAAGTTAATATTGTGGTGAAGTTTTGTGTAGATTGTCTTACCACTGGAAGTTCCAGttaattctttaccaattgaggtTGGCTTTTGTTAGAATACTTCTCAACATTGAACTACGATATCCCCCATAATACCGGATCTGAAAGGACTGCAGGATGATAAAGTTTGGAGTCAAAGGGATTAAACAGGTATTTTGTTTTGGTCAGATAACAGTCTCAGTGAGTGGGCTGCATTTAGATAGGGCATTTATCTGATCTAGTAAGAAAATAGAAACCGAAATAGTGTTGTTTTATAGGTGGACACCTGCTGACATTTTATGTGTTCCTGTGAGGCAGTACCAAAAAGCTTTAGTTGCAGTGCTGCTTGTGTCTACAGATGGCTTCTCGTACTAGATGCTTCTAGTACATACAGTGCAGATTAGTTCTTCTGTTCGCTTTTTGAGGAAGTTGTTGTGATATTAGATAAACTTGTACTGAGTATGAAAGGAAGTCAGTTATAAAAAGATTTTAAGTCATTTTGGGGTTGGGCATTGGTTAGTACCAAATTAATAGCTTCCGTGAGTGGTCCTTGTTGAATCGGTAAATTGTTGGTAATGGAACTATTGAGAGACAAGTGAGTAGTAGCCTTGAAATGGTTAGTCCATCCACTTAGATTGAAATGTTGTTACCCAGATAGTTTTCACAGTGGTTTTCAGTTTTCTTACattctatattctgttcttttctcattcACCTTATTTCCAGGGATAGACTaactttttaattgtatttaaaaatgtcttctaGCTTCTTAGTGAGGAATCCCTGAAACTTGGGAAGTTTTCAAATTGATAATTTAGTATGGTCTGAGctaaaatgtatatttagatCTAGTTGATTGTTAAGGGTGTTTAAACAATGACACTAATAAAAAGGTTCTTTAGTCAAAGGATTGTTTGCTTAAAGGAAATAGTTTTCTGTTAGTATTCTTTGAACCATTTTGCTATTATCATTTATTATctactttgaaatttttctttgagATGGAATATTCTTCCTTGATGTTAGAGTAGGTTCTCTTAACTGTGAAAACCTTGGAATTTAAAACATCTCACCTGATTTGACTGTTGTgtcgggttttttttttcccccttttgatcattatcagagaaatcgATTGTGTCTCAATCTTAGAAGTCTGATTACAGCATGAAATTTAAAGGGAGTTGTTAATTGCATGGAAGCCTTTTTTTAGAAAGCAGGATATAAAAGTGTTTCTATGCATATTACAAGTTTACTCAGACAGGTAGCTTGTATATGTTATTAACTTCAACTCTTTTTTCCCTTGCAACCGACTATACAGCGACCAGCTACATTTACCAAAGCCTGGGTGATGTGGAGTGGTACATAGCGATGAAGCTGTCGTCATGGCAACAGTGAGTGAAGTATCGAAAATCCCCAAGGAGAAGCCAGTGCTCTGAGAATAGGTCACTGGAATCGGGGACTAACAGGTTGGCCACTGGTGAACCATTTAGAAAAACTCCTGTTTCTTGTTATAAGCGTTTGTCTTTGCTGTCCAAGTTATTAGAACGATAGCTTAgtaattttttaatgtcattaGAAGAGTACCATTAATATCACTTTAGCTAAGTAAAGTGTTTCAGTTTGTTTTAATGGTATTATTTAATTTAGTTCATGCATAGCTTTAACTTGTAGTATGACCTTGCTAATAACAAGCATCAGTTTTGTAGCCTTTAAAAAAAGTTGCTGTATTTCAGTGCTGACTATATATTAGAATTACTGGAGGAGCTTTTAGGAAAAACTGATGCCCAAGCCCCATTCTGAAttacgtgattttttttttttctcttcattttttttgtagtttgagaatgtttttttaacctcagaaagatttttttttttcatttcaacagTTCCCCAATTATAGTTTGCTTTTGAGTTGCAGCATATTCGCAGCAAATTAAGGGTTTTCTGTAGTTTTAAGGCACCTAGCTAGCTTCATACTGTAAGGCTTGTCTAAAAGAAGACAAATACTCAAAGACTGCAGCAACCCACTTACTGGTGAATGTGGTGTGGTATTTTCAACATGCATATACATCATAGATTAGAGTTAGAACGGTCTTAAGTGATTTGTCATTTAGTCCATTCTTCATCCAGTTTATTTTGGTGGCTCTAAAAGATGGCTTTCAGTTTGTTTAAACActgccaaagaaagaaagattctTTGAAGTAGGAATTACAAATTTCTGTATGTTGAAGAACAGTCTGCCTTTTTGTactactgatctcctttaagtaCAGTCTCAAAGAATTTGTTCCACATTTTCTTGGTCCTTTGTACCCTATGAGTAAGAGAAACCATGTTTGAATCTCCTCCTAAATTTGTTATTGTGGTTGTATTTTTGAGATCATGCTAAAGGAAATACAGCTAATCTAAGACCCCATAATAAAATTCAAATGATCAAAACCCAAAATTTTGTACTAAGATTAAACTTGGAGAATTGTTCTTCTCATATAAATTAATCTGAAAAAGTCTGTCAAAAGCAGAGGAGTAGGAGTTAGGTTTAGGTGGTTTTTTATCATAAGAATTACTTTTTTCTGAACAGATGAAAGTTTCTTttaagcaggttttttttttaagattttaaaatgttaacctcTTCAAACTTTTATTGGAAAGAAAGTTTACCTAATTGATGAAGAAATTCTAGCAAACCTTAATTAAATTTGATGTGCTTGTTGCCAGGTTAAGTATGAATAGATACTTTGTTAATACAAAGAAACAATTTGCTTAGGCAGTTTGAACCTTTTCTTACTGCTCCTATTTGGGGATACAATTGTGATACAAAGTAATCTTTGTAAGTAGTATAAGTTACATGTTCATTGAGCCTTCTTTCATTGTGAGGTAAAACCATTTCTCAACAGTGAAGGTATCAGATTATGTACATCTACAAAATTGACTTTGAAGATTGCAAGCAGTTACTGTTGCCTAAGCAAGAAGTTGAGTAGGTAGTTGAATTGAGTAGGTAGTGGGTTTGGTTTCCCTGATTAGTTTAATATTGGGATTTTGACACCAAAAAATGTGAAAGTAAAGATTATACTGAATAGATAGAAAATAACTAATCTACTTAAGTAGAATTAGTGATTAAACCTGATTAAGGACCAGATAATAGCCATAATACAAATGTTGAGTTGGTTGATtgtaagaaaatgaatttctaacAGAATTTGAAATAAACCCTTAAAGCAAGTTTGATAAGAGATACAATAAATTTGTTCAACATAAAtaggaaaaagtgaaacaaaatttttcataataattttataaGGATTCTAATGGTACAGTTTACTGTTTGAGTTGCACCTTAAGTGTTAAGGTGGTGTGTAACTATACCACCAGAGGTATTCTGTCTCCTAATGAATATCTGATGAAAGGGTCATCAGATAACTGGTCCATTGGTTAACGAGTTGGTTAAGTAGATTTCACTTTTCCCCAGATTTCCTGTtataacatttgaaaaatcatAAACCTTAAGATCTTGGAACACATTTTTGTGTACACATTTGTttcttagtcactaagtcgtgtccaactctctgcgactccatgaactgcagcacaacaggcttccctgtgctcatttgaattaaatttgattttttccaAAGAACAGTGAACTTGTAGCCTGTTTGTCCTGATAAAATAGgttcattatttatatttttatgttagaAATCAGTCCCCTTCCCAACTGAAAGGTGTGGCTTCATTTCTCACCTTTCAAAGCTGTAAGAACTGAATTGAGTGAAGGCCACTTTCAGCATTAACAGGCTGTTTTCCATCTTGTCAGCTTTGCCAACTTTTGTCTTATATCCAACTTGATAGTATAGCAAAGCTAGAAATAGTTTAGTTAAGCGTTCCGGTTTTATAGTTTGaaacaggagaaaggaaaataaatatgactGCTGATTTTTTTACTCTGGTAACATACATTACAGGGTAATATAGctgatttcaatttcttttttgattttcaaGTGGATCTGTAGTGTAAAATTATGAGattaaatttttttgtatttggtGTCCAtagtaaaaggagaaggggggacAGTGTTCAGAAGGActatctttaaaatgttgtgttctGCCTAGAGCAAAATCTCTTGAATTTTTTAGCTGAAAATAAgtatgggggaaaatatttacatattctaCCCATGTTAAAATCAGCttctaaataaaaatgtgtttttttgttgGTTGGATCTAAGAATGTAACAAATGAAGGACATTGGTACATTTCATACACTTTAAGAAGAGAAATTCTAAGTCCTGACTGACTTCTCATTAAGAAACTAGTTTTCAATTttaagacttaaatttaagacagttttttaattgaaagaattTTTCCCCCAAGCACTGAACCATAGATAAATCGCCTCTCATAACTTTTAAGCTGTCAAAATTTTGGTCTGGCACAGAGACCTTATGTGCTGTTTTAGTTTCATTATGGTTGGCCCTCCCTTCTCTTTTGCATTGTTTACTAAAGATGCTGCCTGATAACTCTGAACAAATTTAGGCCTGGTTTTATTGATCACTTTGAGTGTTAAATTGGattcttaaaaacatttctttggtAATTGAGCTGAATCTTTCGTTTCCAGATTATTAACAGAGACTCTTAGATCAGTTTATTTAAATGAACTGCCCATTTAGGGGAATCTGAATTAGCTACCCACCCTATTTTCCCCTAATTTTAGTTTTGGTCTTAAACTAATCATGAGTTGATATTCTGTAAAATCACTCTAATCTTATGAAGTCTTTGTAATACACATCTTCAAGAGCTGTGAAGTCTTTGTAATACGTATGTTCAAGAGTGCATTAATTTTGTTTCTAGTCTATGTAGACTAATGAGATTATGAAAATAAATCA
Proteins encoded:
- the CCNL1 gene encoding cyclin-L1 isoform X2, coding for MASGPHPTATAATAVSSAAPSAGGSSSGTTTTTTTTTGGILIGDRLYSEVSLTIDHSLIPEERLSPTPSMQDGLDLPSETDLRILGCELIQAAGILLRLPQVAMATGQVLFHRFFYSKSFVKHSFEIVAMACINLASKIEEAPRRIRDVINVFHHLRQLRGKRTPSPLILDQNYINTKNQVIKAERRVLKELGFCVHVKHPHKIIVMYLQVLECERNQTLVQTAWVVHDGKS